gCCCGTTGCTAAACCCACTCCTGCTTGCCAATAGCGTTCCTGAATTGGGGATCTGAAACCTGGATGGAGTGTtccagagcatcccttcccttcttctcctgctgtgctcctggtCATAcagcctgggatgctgctgtcctgccttgctgccagggcacacgctgcctcctgtgcagctcctgcccacccagacctttgccatgggctgctcccagccaggcagccccagcctgtgccagtgcaggtgagtcccctgcagggacacctgtgtcccctgctctcctccccagcacacCCTGAGagagagctctgcagcccccccatgccatcccatctccccacacCAGCACAACAGCCCGGCCCTTGGGCTCCTCaagagctcttcctgctccaggcacagagcagccatcaCAGAGCAGCCATCTGGAGCAtccagaaagctgatttcattcccCTTCATTTCTGCCATGTGAGGAcatatcacagagaagaacttgctgcaggatcatttattttgtttaaatgaatgAGAGAGCCCCAATGACAGAAAGTGCGTGGGTCACAGAAGGTGTGTGGATACTTAAGTAAGAGAGGATGAAAACTGAGATTCCTATGAAGACAAGAATATAACaagctgaaacaggaaaagaaatataaggCAAGAAAGACAGATGTGGCCTGTCATGACCTACACTGGGagccctttgcagaggaaagcaggcagtgtatggctgctgaaacacatccagtcaccagcttcctcacagcatcctggagctcctggttcctcaggctgtagatgagggggttcactgctggaggcaccacCGAGTACAGCACTGCCATGGCCAGATCAAGAGATACAGAAGAGATGGAGGGGGGCTTCAGGTAGGCAAAGATTCCAGTGCTGACAAACAGGGAGACCACGGCCAGGTGAGGGAGGCacgtggaaaaggctttgtggcgtccctgctcagaggggatcctcagcacggccctgaagatctgcacataggaccccaccatgaaaacaaaacagccaagtCCCAAAAAGGAACTAACCACAATAATTCCAACTTCTCTGAGGCAGGGGcgtgagcaggagagcttgaggagCTGGGGAagttcacagaagaactgctccacagcattgcctcgGCAGAAGGGTAGTGAAAATGTgttggctgtgtgcagcagagcatggAGAAACTCACTggcccaggcagctgctgccatgtggacacaagctctgctgcccaggagggtcccgtagtgcaggggcttgcagatggccacgTAGCGGTCGTAGGACATGACAGTGAGGAGAGAATactctgctgaaatgaaaaagatgaagaaaaagaccTGTGTGACACATCCTGCAAAGGAGATGGCCCTGGTGTTCCAGAGGGAAttggccatggatttggggacagtggtggagatggcgcccaggtccaggagggagaggttgagcaggaagaagtacatgggggtgtggaggtgctggtcgcaggctgtgctggtgatgatgaGGCCGTTGCCCAGGagcgcagccagggagatgcccaggaagagccagaagtgccagagctgcagctcccgcgTGTCTgcgaatggcaggaggaggaagtgggtgatggagctgccgttggacatctgctgcctctggccATGGGGCCTGTTCAAACAAGGAAAGGACAGGGAACAATTATGACAGGTTCTTCTGAGCAAATCCACTGCATTTCTCATAGAAATCCCCTCAcctgaaatgcatttcctttctctggttTGTGCTGGCTGAGtgtgctgtgaggagcaggacCTCTGCCCATGTGCTGCCAGGGAGTCAGCTTTGCTCTCAAGCAGTGGCTCTGATGTTCACAAGGGGTGTCAGATGAAATCCAAATTGATTGTAAAGTTCAGTACTTGCACTCATGACTCGGGTGAGTCTGGGCTGCACAAGAGAGGCTCAGCATGGCCTTAGAATCATTTTGACTGTGTTCTTTATGGACTAGCATAACACTGCTGAGGCTTCTTTCTAGGGGTAAAATCCTTCTTTATGTGACTGAAAACCTGAAGTGTATTGACACAAGCAAAAGGTCTCAGCTCTTTGTAGCTTAGTGCAgagccaggagagctgcagtgtCCATCAGTCCTTTCCCATTTGCCCTGCGCTTACACTTGCACTGCCTGTAGGATGCCTTCACACAAAATTGATCTTAAGAGCCCCCACAAACATCTGTCCTGTGCTGAGAGCAGGGGAGCATGGTTTCAAAGGGCAGACACGGAGCTCTCATGGTTAAAatttaaacagggaagtttaagttggatacaaggaagaagttctttactgtgcaggtggtgaggcactggaatgggttgcccggggaagttgtgaatgctccatccccggcagtgttcaaggccaggttggatggagtcttgggtgacatggtctagtgtggtgtccctgtccatggcaggggggttggaactagatgatcttaaggtcctttccaaccctaactagtctgtggttctatgtgGAGAAGCAAAGGACTGTGCCCagcagagcatggccagcagccacctccagtgccagacaccaagagagctgcctgaacgcaccctccccaggcctgggctgcactttccccccactccctgcccatggctctgctgcctggagctgtccctgccaggagctgctgctctgtgcccagctctgctccctctcagtgctgccagagcccatcccatgggctgtgtgctcagctctgccctgcacacccctcccggcagcagggctctgcccaggggcatctctgcctgtgcaggggctcaggagcagctcagaCAAGTCCTCACAAGACTCTCAGTgtcttctccaaagcagagaaataaattccCAGCTCCCAACCTGCCAACCAAGAGTGAAAAACATCAAAGCCCAGAATCCTTCCCTATGCTGCCCTTCAGAAGGACCCTCTGCAAATGTGCTCAGAGCTACTGGAGACTGAAGCAGCATCTCCCACCCAgcacttcccttccctgccagggCTTGTTCCTTCCCCCCCAGTTTCTCCCCCAGCGCCGTGGGGAGCTCCCgggcaggctgagtgctgaccctggcaggcggcagagtccctgccccggcacacagcccctggggtgcagggaccctgctcgcaaggacagcgctgggcacccctggctgcacacccacattcacaccctgcagccagccccgcGACAAGGGACCtgtcttgtcctgtccctcgcatggtgcagagggaagccctgctctggagcacatcctcctccttatCTACACACAGAAACTAAGAGAGTCCTCCTGACAGATCCCATGGACTGTCCGAGGCAGCAGCTTGAGGAGACAcctccaggaactgcagctgcattgccctgcacccagagccttaccacgcacagggctgggaaggtttctcctgcagggagctctcagcatcctcccCTGCCAAGTGCCTTTAAGCTCTCTGAGGCTCGCAGGTCTGCCctcggtgcctgcaggcagtgccccagccctgctcctggccagagctgtctctctgcagcgctgcccgcttgccagcatctctctgcgTCCCAGGAGCCcggcccagctcagcagcagaggcccagcccaaggtggcactgcctctgcccctctgggctccctccagGGCTCCCTGGGCCCTAGGGGAGCCTGCTGTGAAACAGCCTGAAGCAAGCACTGATGTTCCCTCCCTCACCTGGAAGAGACACTTctttctgcagtgtcatttctctgctgagagacagagTTTGGTCtgaacatcagcttttcttagaactgtagaatcatttaggttggaaaagacccttaagatcgACTCCAACCATTAACCaaacactgtcaagtccaccactgagCCATGTCCACAAGTGCCACATCTCcatgtcttttaaatgcctccagggatggtgacacaaccacttctgtgggcagcctgtttcttgTCCCATCATTAGGCAGGACAGGCagaccaggacaggcagggatctCCTTTACCCCTGCTGAAGGAAGGGATTCAGCCTGGTTAGTTGAGGCATCTCTTCCCGGGATTGTCGCCTTGGGACTGAAAGGGGactcagctccctcccaggcTCACCACAAACCCCCAGGAAGTGggattcctcctgcctctggtcAGGTCTTCATTAAAAAGGCACCTACATGTGAGCTCCTTGTCTCAGCTCTCATGGTCATTAACAATGATGGGGGCCAGGAGTGAGGTGTCCAGATGCAAATCTCTGGTGACATTTGCAGTGAAATTGGTGGTCAAAGTTACATACGTATTATAGATGCCAAAGATACGTGCAGGCTGATATAGAGACAAGACAATGTCTCTGGGAGTATTCTTGTAGCACTCAGAGGCATCAGCCATCAGTTGCTATCAGCGAGGCAAGGTCTGTCCTTTCTGCCACCCATTCGCTGCAGGCATTGAGTGAACAGAAAGTGCATCACTGCAGGGTGTTTACTCACCCCTTTGATGATTCAAGCCAGGAACAGCCCAAACATTTTAACTGTGTGCCTGGGTCCATCTGGCCTTCAGAGGCAGCATCCTCCAAGCACAGCGATGGGTCATAGCAAAACTCAGTCAAATTCAAGGACTCAGGAATTCAAGGACACCAAGATGAGCTGCTGCTACTTCAGCAACTGTTAAAGAGGAAACAGGATAACACAGCTTACTACTAAAACTACATAGTTTAGTAGATACTACATATAGATACTACATATAGATACTAC
The sequence above is drawn from the Strigops habroptila isolate Jane unplaced genomic scaffold, bStrHab1.2.pri NW_022045596.1_ctg1, whole genome shotgun sequence genome and encodes:
- the LOC115602975 gene encoding olfactory receptor 14A16-like, with amino-acid sequence MSNGSSITHFLLLPFADTRELQLWHFWLFLGISLAALLGNGLIITSTACDQHLHTPMYFFLLNLSLLDLGAISTTVPKSMANSLWNTRAISFAGCVTQVFFFIFFISAEYSLLTVMSYDRYVAICKPLHYGTLLGSRACVHMAAAAWASEFLHALLHTANTFSLPFCRGNAVEQFFCELPQLLKLSCSRPCLREVGIIVVSSFLGLGCFVFMVGSYVQIFRAVLRIPSEQGRHKAFSTCLPHLAVVSLFVSTGIFAYLKPPSISSVSLDLAMAVLYSVVPPAVNPLIYSLRNQELQDAVRKLVTGCVSAAIHCLLSSAKGSQCRS